A window of Pseudophryne corroboree isolate aPseCor3 chromosome 1, aPseCor3.hap2, whole genome shotgun sequence genomic DNA:
AAAATCTATGCGAAGCTAGTGGCCAACAGGCTTAACCCTCTACTCCCCTCTATAATTCAcggtgaccaggtgggcttcgttcccggcagacagtcccccgacAACACTCGGCGAGTGATAAATGTGCTGGACGCCTTCGATAGATCAGAATCTCCCTTACTATTGCTCTcgctagatgcagagaaggcgttcGACCGCCTCCATTGGGGATACCTGCAGGCGGTTCTACGAAAGTTCGGCCTCACCGGTAGAGTCCTCTCATCCATTATGGCCTTATATTCTCTCCCCTCAGCAAGGGTGTGTGTGAACGGACTGCTCTCATCTCCTTTTCCCATTACGAACGGCActcgccaagggtgccccctatccccaTTAGTTTTCGCTATGGCAATGGAGCCATTGGCTGAGAAAATTCGATCCTCGCCCTCGATTAGGGGTGTGGAATTTTCGGGGCATTCCCACAAGATATGTCTTTTCGCAGACGATGTCCTTCTGACGCTCACTAGCCCTTCCTCCTCCCTGAAAGCGCTACACACACTCTTGTCCGAATACTCAGCAGTATCCTACTATAAACTTAATAACACTAAGACAGAGGCCCTCCCCATTAATTTCACACCACCTCTCTTGTCTGAACTCAAGGCTTCCTACTCGTACtcgtggcaggatagaagcctcaaatatctgggaatCCATATTACTGCGAAGCTAGACGACCTGATAGCCGCTAACTTCCCCCCTCTCTTGCGCAAATCCACAACTCTAgtctcggactggatgatgcaacatgtatcaTGGCTGGGGAGAATAGCCGCGTTGAAAATGACGATCCTTCCCAGACTTATGTACCTGTTCCGGGCCATCCCCCTCCTCGTGCCCAACTCCCTTCTATCCAAATTTAACGCAATATTTAATTCTTATGTGTGGAAAGGCAAGAAACCAaggttagccaggaaaacaatgactcGGCCCAAACGAGACGGGGGCTTGGCATATCCGGATTTAcactcatatcaattggcttgccaTCTGGCACAGATAGGGGCATGGTATATCCAACCCACGTATAAATCATGGGTACAACTTGAACAAGATCTTATAGCCCCGTTACCCCTGACCGATGTATTGTTAATCCCTAAATCTGAGGGCACAGTTTTAATCAATCAATCTCTCTCTGTCCAATCTACTAGGAAAGCTTGGCTAGAGATAGTGCGAAGTGGAAATTATATAACTCTCCCTACCACGACCATATCATTGACTGGAATAGCCTCCTTGATCCCTGAGTTGAGATTCGATGGCTGGATATCACAGGGAATCCGGTCCTTACAGGATATTATGGCGCAAGGTGCCCTCCTCTCTTTTGCCCAGATCCAAGAAACTTTCCTCCTGCCacatggggaattttataaatactTGCAGCCTAGACATTGGCTCCACGGAGTCTCGACacccattaaccccccccccccctccttgcctaAATTTGTTCAAAGGTCCCTGGAGACGGGGGAAGGCAGGGGCGGGATTACCAAATGGTATAATTACATCAATAATCCCCAAAAATTACAGAAAGCCCCCTCCCAAATGAAATGGGAAGCTGATCTGCGATGCTCAATCTCAGAGGAAGAATGGGAAATGATATATAGATCCTGCTACACAGTttctaaatgtatatcacatataGAACTATCCTATAAACTTCTTCACCGCCTGTATTTCACCCCATCCCGCATccatgcgatgcaaccctccacatccaaaatgtgctggaggaattgtggcatGGTCGGTACTTTAATGCATGTCTTCTGGGATTGCCCTGTTCTTACCCCCTTGTGGACTTCGGTCTTCCACCTCATAGAATCAGTGCTAGGCCAACAAATTTCTCCCCATCCACGACTGGCCCTCCTACATCTATACTATGGTGATTTAACGTCAGGTGACCGCTATATCCTAGGCCATATCCTTATCTCAACAAAACTTTCAATTGCTCGCCTTTGGCGTTCCACCGAGGCTCCCCATATCTCTGCAATAAAAATGGCCGTTCAGTCGCACTACGAATTcgagacagcgggagtggcctatgccTCTACCCCAACATCCCCACTGCTCCGATGGTTCCCGTGGTCCACCTATTGGCTTAACCGTTCACCAAACCCCATGCCCCCTCCAGACGCCTAGGTATATCCGTTGTTAGCTTAATGTATCTTCTATGATGGTATGATCTATTCTTGCATTGCTTTTTCTACGTACAATGTTTTGTATAATGCTCTAATATGTTATTTTGTATTATGCTGATTGTTGTGTgtacccccccctaccccccctctcctttttcttttctgtatccctatcccaattgctttgtttacccgcaaaataataaaaattaatattcaaaaaaaaaaatgcaaaagttGCTGCTTTAATATAAAATGTGTCTAAATGCAAATAAaatcctcagatgcagcactcggatctcgCAAATGGATGCAGGAGGCTTCTATCTcctatagatgcctcctgctgcattttcattttaattacaaggaattgcacagccgcttccttgtgCCTGTGCAATtctatacaaacatgaattaggcctcaAGACCCATCCCTGTAGTAACTATAGgccaatctcttaataaaatgtataTCTTAAACTATATGCTAACATTTTGGCCAATAGGTTGAATCCATTCCTTCCCTCACTGATAACAACAGATAACCGCTGATTTCATTCATTCTGTTCACACACTGAGTGACCTTCCTTTTTGATGGTGCATAATGCCAAATTTGACAGAAATTCTTGTACTTTCATGAATGGAGAACTCAGGTCAATGGGCTTTGTTGAAAAGTTTTATGATGGCAAATCTCTTAACAGAAATGAATCAATATGGTCTCCATTTGGGGTCCAAAATTAATCACCAAAGACTTTGCAGTTTTTATATCAATACAGTGATGAGAACTTGACAAGAAATTGCTTGAAACTAGAAATGTGCGGGTTCTTAATGTCAGAATTAACGCGAgttcggatttatccagatttttcttattggctaaccaaaacaagtgacatccgagagccaataagatgccgttttgagatcctggTAAATCCAAACCTCCACATCTCTACTTGAAACAGTACTGTGCCGCTTGAAGATAATAAAATATTTAACAATCCAAATTACCAACAATACTCCACAAGCAGTTTCAGGCTAACTTCCCTAGCTTCCTCTAACAGATTACATCAGATATTGAAAATTGAATCCAACACACTTGTggactgaaaaacagacaaaaatggtaaatcagacaaattggttaaatccatttcatttaaccAAATGTCTGGAcgaccgtttttgtcagttttctggcatttcgcagcaaatggtcaattgccatttgctcacatccattaccagattttcgttccaaccagccacatctgacaataaatctttaggtgtatgggcagcttaacTCTATTAGGAAGAACATCTTTCTCTATACCTCTCTATCACTTCCAAAGATCTCCGATTTGGATTCCACCATACTTTTTCAATTGGGTTGGGTGAACAAACGCCTCAGGGTCTTACTTAAAATCCTACAAAGATGGGCTCATGGCAGGGGCACAGGAATTCCCTGGTTTAAAATCATTATCTCTTTCTGCAATTAGCTTAATACATCCTTTGGAATAGCTAATGTAAAACAGAGTCTGGAGCTCTAAGGAGACAGAGGGGCtgatctgctcctcctcctccctaatGTCCGGGAGGCTTACCTCCACCTAACCACTCCTCCTGTTTTTCCCTTGGACCTCTACTGGCTTCTTGCATCCTACCCTTCCCTGCTCTCCTGTTTTACACTGTTCCATTTCCTCGTGACAcctctcatcctgcttctccaTACCCTCCTGTTACTCACTATAGACCCCTCCTTGTCTCGTTggaacttgcgcatgcgcagtctggaTTTGCAATGGAATCCTTGATTTCTGCTTATCCACCCTGGTAGCAAGAGACTTTGCATTGAACTGGGAATCTCCCACACCATCTGGGACAGTAGGCAACCTTGACCCATTCCCAATGTAAAGAATATTAAAATTACAATAATAACTTCATTATTTAattgacattaaaaaaaacctGCAGCAAACTATATTTTAACTATAATATGTAGTCCACACCAACACACTACTGGCTCTTCTGTTGTTGTAACTCGTATTGACCATGCACTGTACAAGTGAAATGACAGTGTTTGAAATTGTGTGGGGGCACTATTGTCTCATATACCCAGCTGATCAATTTGTATCCCGGGGCAGTACAGGTACCCCTGGTTAAGAACCCCCGGTGTAGACTGTTCCACATCAGCAGGCACATATTGGAGTCCTAAATAAACATGGTAAAGGAAATAAACAAGAGCATGAAATCACCTTACCGAAATATTGCAAAGGAACAGAAACGCTGCAATGTTTTTAAGGATCCTCCTTTTCTTGTTGAGTTTTGCTGTCCTGGTTGCCTGAAAAGCAGTAACTGATTGTGCAAGTCTTATGGAATTATTGTTTTCTTGGTTCTTCTTGTCCTCCACACTGGCTTCTCCCAGAGAAATATCGGAGTTTGACATGTACGGAAACTCCTTGTTGCAAATAGTGACAGATTCATTGAAAACTTCATAGGAAGGTGTAAGAGACAAAGTACTTCTACCAGACATAGAGAAGATCCTCTCAATAGTCTGGCCATCCATAGGCTCTTCTTCTTTGCGGTGTATGCACTCAATGATAAACAGGTTCTGGATGTACTTTTCAATAATCACCAGGATGGAATATGGTAAATTATACCAGGCGTATTCAGGGTGGGTCTCTGCACAAATGATAGCCAAGATAGAACCCCAAGAGATAAGCCAGGAACCGCATGCAGAACCAACCAGAAGATCGGAGTCCAGTTTCTTGGCAGGACTTTCACTATCATCCAACATCTTATTCTCCAGTCTGTATATGATAAGGCCGATGCTCCCTGCTGTACACATAAGTGTCAACACTGTAATGGCAAACACATAAAACATTGTGAGGGCCAACTCACTCTTTTTCTTTGAGCGCCCAATTTGGATCAGATACACAACCAGGACAGCGATGGTGGTCGTAAGCACAATCAGCCCCAGAATGGTTCCAGCTGTTATGCCATGGAACTTGAAATGAATCTTCTGCTGAAGGTGGTGTTTTACATTGCGTCCAATATTCTTCCATAGGACGTACAGCATTGTGGAGGCTAATATGTGGTACTCAATGGTGAATGGATATAGATAGTAGATTCCTTGTGAAAACATGGAACAAACATTTGATGTGCAGTTGCATTCTGGTGTATGGTGATCTATAAAGCAAGTAAAGGAGGAAATGTGAGCTGTGGATGCACTTTTCCTGTCCTCTAGAGTCACACTGACCAGATGGAAATCACTGGCTCATGTCACTGACATAAGTATTTATCATTTTGTAAAGAGCCGCTCATGCTTTCTTTCCTACCACCTAGTGGACCTCCTTCTGCTAGACTTTCCCAACACTCTACAGAGACTGCACTGACTAAGGTGGTCAATGATTTGAATTCCAGTGGATCTTTCCACTACATTTGACATCGTTGACCACTCTTTTCTAATACAAATGCTACATTCCTTCGCTCTTCCCTTTCTTATCCTGGCTCTCATCCTATTTATCAAATCGGTTTATCACTGTTTATTTCACTGGATCCACCTACCCTCTGCTTCCCTTATAACTTGGAGTACTACAAATCTCAGTTCATATATCCCCTGATCTACTCTATCTATACCACTTCTCTTAGAAAATGAATGCGTATTAATATCTATGAAGATGATCTACAAGTCAGTGATGTGTAGCCTTAGTGGAGGCACACACACTGGTTCTTGACTTCTTCACCACTGTTTTATTTTTCTAGGATGAATGCAAAACAGTAACTAtcacagagaagaatgttcaaagcCCTTCAAACTCACTGACGAGATGTcatccttgactcagaactgtcctttgctccccacattcaaataATGTTACATACACCTAAGAAACATCTCCATTATATGCACAGAGCTCACACATGACACTTTGGgttatgcactcatcatctccagcattgactattgcaatagtcttctaacTGGTCCTCCCTTTGTTAGACTCCTCCTCTGCAATCTATTTTAAATGCAGCAGCTAAACTCATTCTCTCAAAAAGTTCTTCTGCTTCTCTGCTCTGTCAGTCTCTACATAAATTGCCAGTATTTTAACAAATTTGATATAAAATATTTCTACTAACAAATAAGGTCACCAACAAGAGCTGCAACATCACTTGTATCAATGTATCTCTGAACTTGAACACTATATTTTATTCAAGAATTGCACCTGTCGTCCAGGTCCCATTCCCAGTTACAGGACTTTTCTCAGGTGgcacccattctgtggaatgccctcaaTTGCACAACACGACTCTCCACTAGCTTCCAAACCATCAAGTGTTCCCTGATACCGCACCTCTTCATGTAAACTCATAAAATTCCATAATCACCCCTCCTAACCCCCCCTAAGCAATTCTAAATAATTACAACCCACCCCCCTTTACAGAGTTCACACAAAAGTTACATGTGTTCTCTTTCTATACACAATAAtcccctgacacaagaacaactttGCTATGTGACTAATTCATACAgccgataaagggggtcattccgagttgttcgctcgctagcagtttttagcagccgtgcaaacgcatggttgccgcccactggggagtgtattttcgcttttcagaagtgcgaacgcttgtgcagctgagcgcctgcaaaatcattttgtgcaaaacaagaccagccctgtagttactctttgtgtgcgttgattctaatgacggagggacggcttttgacgtcacacacccacccagcgttcgcccagccactcctgagtttttcccgacacgcctgcatttttctaagcactccctgaaaaaggtcggttgccacccacaaacacccacttcatgtcaatcttcctgcgttcggccgtgcgactgaaagcttcgcaagaacctgtgcaaaaccacgatgatcTTTGTACCCttctgtcgcgcgtgcgcattgcggtgcatacgcatgcgcagattagccattttttccactgatcgctgcgctgcgaacggcagctagcgatcaactcggaatgactcccaaaatGCCTTTTAAAATCTTTTTATGTCTCTGTCTGAATTGGTACCTTTCAGCAATTAGTCCCCTTATATGTTCTAAAAGATCCTTGTGGACCACGACTATGCAAGAAGGATGCACCTGGTAATATTGCACAGAAATTCTACAGGAGCAGCTGACAAATATTTGGGATTCAATCAAAATCATGTTCAATGCTGGCAAGTGTATGCTAATTCCCTTTAAACATGATATTGAATGTGATATGTACACTTTTTATGTACATCATATTCTGTTGTTCCGTGCTGTGTTCAGCTACATCAATATAGCTACAGCAGTAGGCTAATCAGGGGGGCTTGAATAAATCTAATTTGATTGGCCTACAGGTTAGAGCCCAAACTTTCGGTTTCTCTCTTATAAtgcggggagtgggggggggggggggggggtttaatgctATTTTAAAGATGTATTTATGTAAAACTTTGTTGTTAACATGCAAAAGAGATGCGCCACCTGTGACATATATGTGACCAGATCTGACGGTCATATTTTTGAGATCACAGCCTTACTGTAATTGTTTGAAACTTACCCACCAGAGTTCCGCCTCTCTAAGCATAAAGAGTGGCATAAGCATTGTATTGTGCACATGAACATATGCATACtgtatgccatacttgcctacctgaccctctccatgagggagacaatactctgttcctggactttcctggtaatgtatgattgccatcacctgtggtgaaacacctttcttatcaattaactagctcaccacaggtgatggcaatcatacattaccagaaaagtccaggaacagagcattttctccctcatggagagggtcaggtaggcaagtatgctgtatgcACAAAGTACAGACATAGGTCCAACTCATCATAAGGTCCTGAATCTTTATAAGTAAtggaaatatataaaataaattaaaatatattaaaaaacagaatgctctgctcctggactaccctcttaatttgtgattgccatcacctgtgctgaaacacctttcttatccattaacctgttcaaaacaggtgccggcaatcatacat
This region includes:
- the OTOP1 gene encoding proton channel OTOP1; this encodes MADENKLDTLSSSDQTHKPEGKKLQLNLIRNYPQKNAEILSSQYGFNIFLAGLLLMFAWAIHAVGITDRDLLSYLITLMLIQLVWMLWYIFGSYTQRRTIIEKDTDAGARWLRCGITLFAVITLILDSFKIGYFIGYSECLSITEGIFPVTHTVHTLLQVYFLWFHAKDIIQSFKTLERFGLIHAVFTNLLLWTNGILTESKHQLNEHKERLITLGFSNITMDHHTPECNCTSNVCSMFSQGIYYLYPFTIEYHILASTMLYVLWKNIGRNVKHHLQQKIHFKFHGITAGTILGLIVLTTTIAVLVVYLIQIGRSKKKSELALTMFYVFAITVLTLMCTAGSIGLIIYRLENKMLDDSESPAKKLDSDLLVGSACGSWLISWGSILAIICAETHPEYAWYNLPYSILVIIEKYIQNLFIIECIHRKEEEPMDGQTIERIFSMSGRSTLSLTPSYEVFNESVTICNKEFPYMSNSDISLGEASVEDKKNQENNNSIRLAQSVTAFQATRTAKLNKKRRILKNIAAFLFLCNISLWIPPAFGCRPQYDNGLEEVVFGFEPWITVVNLAMPFSIFYRMHSASSLFEVYCKT